In Gossypium arboreum isolate Shixiya-1 chromosome 6, ASM2569848v2, whole genome shotgun sequence, the following are encoded in one genomic region:
- the LOC108484117 gene encoding U-box domain-containing protein 31-like → MPMYQPSSRREVDSQVLDLETAVKDGVLGGGGGGGGGCGVIATGFGSEKLDLKLMIEELEPMDVPMVFICPISLEPMHDPVTLCTGQTYERSNILKWFSLGHCTCPTTMQELWDDSMTPNKTLQQLIHSWFSQKYLAMKKRSEDVQGRVKEILENLKKIKGQARVQALKELRQVVQVHGTAKKTVVENGGIGLISSLLGPFTTHAVGCEVIGVLVYLNLDLNSMSDLLQPAKISLMVDILNEGSIETKINCTRLIGMLIEGTDFASQNVASLSLLVGLLRLVKDKKHPNGVVAGLNLLKTICSHEPVRNSFVNVGAVPQLVELIPGMNNECLELVLHILELLSSTPEGRLALKDCPSTIPNVVKLLMKASENCTQLALSILWSICKFAPEECASLAVDAGLAAKLLLVIQSGCNPVLKQRSAELLKLCSLNYTTTIFISKCKLTRTIQ, encoded by the coding sequence ATGCCAATGTATCAACCATCTAGTAGAAGGGAAGTTGATAGTCAAGTTCTAGATCTAGAAACAGCTGTTAAAGATGGTGTTttaggtggtggtggtggtggtggtggtggttgtGGTGTAATAGCCACTGGTTTTGGTTCAGAGAAATTGGATCTAAAGCTAATGATTGAAGAGCTTGAACCTATGGATGTACCAATGGTGTTCATATGTCCAATTTCTTTAGAACCAATGCATGATCCTGTTACCCTTTGTACTGGTCAAACTTATGAGAGATCCAATATTCTTAAATGGTTCTCTTTAGGTCATTGTACTTGTCCTACCACTATGCAAGAGCTTTGGGATGATTCAATGACACCAAACAAGACACTTCAACAGTTGATTCATAGTTGGTTTTCTCAAAAGTATTTGGCTATGAAGAAAAGGTCAGAGGATGTACAAGGAAGGGTTAAAGAGATTTTGGAGAATTTGAAGAAAATCAAGGGTCAAGCTAGAGTTCAAGCTTTAAAAGAGCTTAGACAAGTGGTTCAAGTTCATGGGACGGCTAAGAAGACTGTTGTTGAAAATGGAGGTATTGGTTTGATTTCATCTTTGTTAGGGCCTTTTACAACTCATGCTGTTGGTTGTGAGGTAATTGGTGTACTTGTTTACTTGAACCTTGACTTGAATTCCATGTCTGATTTGTTGCAACCAGCTAAAATATCTTTAATGGTGGATATTCTAAATGAAGGGTCTATTGAGACTAAGATAAATTGTACTAGATTGATTGGAATGTTGATAGAAGGGACTGATTTTGCTTCCCAAAATGTTGCAAGTTTGAGTCTTTTAGTCGGATTGTTAAGGCTAGTGAAAGACAAGAAGCATCCAAATGGTGTAGTAGCTGGTTTGAATTTGCTTAAAACCATTTGTTCGCATGAACCTGTTAGGAACTCATTTGTCAATGTTGGTGCAGTTCCTCAATTAGTTGAGTTGATACCTGGTATGAACAATGAATGTTTGGAATTAGTCCTTCATATATTGGAGCTTTTGTCAAGTACACCTGAAGGAAGATTGGCTTTGAAAGATTGTCCGAGTACTATACCAAATGTGGTGAAACTATTAATGAAAGCATCGGAAAACTGTACTCAGCTCGCGTTATCGATATTGTGGTCCATTTGTAAGTTTGCACCAGAGGAATGTGCTTCACTTGCTGTCGATGCAGGTCTCGCCGCAAAGCTCCTTTTAGTTATACAAAGTGGTTGCAATCCTGTATTGAAGCAACGATCAGCCGAGTTGTTGAAACTATGCAGTCTCAATTACACAACTACAATCTTCATTTCCAAGTGTAAGCTTACAAGAACAATTCAATGA
- the LOC108487912 gene encoding protein SOB FIVE-LIKE 5-like — translation MNISLSQCGSNGCESGWTFYLYQSSYYSQTQRPNEEYVGKGGIFMAEEAAEVDLSMVSDASSGPKHYYDDYDQCSGPVKKRSKAKKKIKEHGVDDDTATSPLTSFSKKNCSKKLDFSQSFSGTCFKGKSTLHLKPGNKAGTKDSGDFQERNWD, via the exons ATGAATATATCACTTTCACAATGTGGTAGTAATGGTTGTGAGTCTGGTTGGACATTTTACTTGTATCAATCCTCTTACTACTCACAAACTCAGCGTCCAAATGAAGAATATGTAGGAAAAGGAGGTATATTCATGGCTGAAGAAGCTGCTGAGGTGGACTTATCAATGGTATCTGATGCATCTTCTGGTCCAAAACATTACTATGATGATTATGACCAATGCTCTGGACCAGTTAAGAAAAGAAGCAAagccaaaaagaaaatcaaagaacATGGTGTTGATGATGACACTGCCACCTCCCCTTTAACAAGTTTTTCCAAG AAGAATTGCAGCAAGAAGTTGGACTTTTCACAAAGCTTCTCTGGTACATGTTTTAAG GGTAAATCAACATTGCACTTGAAACCTGGAAATAAAGCTGGTACAAAAGATTCAG GTGATTTTCAAGAAAGAAACTGGGACTGA
- the LOC108485405 gene encoding uncharacterized protein LOC108485405, giving the protein MIKTLNPYSAKTAEIMSRYRPIAPKPEVLPENSIDESSAMSQKMRQSPYLRNLWPQLQARPSRNRKRGRGTGLSPPPPTTTALKRARTQYFLGLSPPPPPPPPPPPPSTTSLVTLPLLPCLKVAAHEIPEEKDFLKQLQGLPVLPTSSLITPQPIRPVGSTIIVGCINEAPAPAAPLQAPKKPEEVEDDIESESMPTIISDSNNKVRLANSAYKAMVGQPECPWLDSMVKGSECKRICGEVMLNLSNSSVPVKSKRFSCWVRIEWGNEGNNNNNKGSITAFCDVVRLSCQSKDYLFTWRFHIPTIGKTS; this is encoded by the coding sequence ATGATCAAGACCTTGAATCCTTATTCAGCTAAAACAGCTGAAATTATGTCTAGGTACCGTCCTATAGCTCCTAAACCTGAAGTGTTACCTGAAAACTCCATTGATGAAAGCTCAGCTATGTCTCAAAAGATGAGACAGTCACCTTATTTGAGGAATTTATGGCCTCAGTTACAAGCTCGACCTAGTAGGAATAGAAAGAGAGGGAGAGGTACTGGCTTATCACCACCACCGCCAACAACAACAGCACTGAAAAGAGCAAGAACCCAATATTTCTTAGGGCTTTCTCCACCGCCGCCGccgccaccaccaccaccaccaccatcaaCAACAAGTTTGGTCACACTCCCTCTTCTTCCATGTTTAAAGGTGGCTGCTCATGAAATACCGGAAGAGAAGGATTTTTTGAAGCAGCTCCAAGGTCTTCCTGTTCTTCCCACTAGTAGTCTTATAACACCTCAGCCAATTAGACCAGTGGGTTCAACCATCATTGTTGGGTGCATTAATGAAGCACCAGCACCAGCAGCACCATTGCAAGCCCCTAAGAAACCAGAGGAGGTTGAAGATGATATAGAATCTGAGTCCATGCCAACAATTATATCTGATTCCAACAACAAAGTCAGGCTAGCAAACTCAGCTTACAAAGCCATGGTGGGTCAACCTGAATGTCCCTGGCTTGATTCCATGGTGAAAGGCAGTGAATGCAAAAGAATCTGTGGGGAAGTGATGCTTAATCTATCTAATTCAAGTGTGCCTGTTAAATCAAAACGGTTCTCTTGTTGGGTGAGGATTGAATGGGGAAATGAAGGGAACAATAACAACAACAAAGGGTCGATCACAGCTTTTTGTGATGTAGTGAGATTATCTTGCCAGTCAAAAGACTATCTCTTCACATGGAGGTTCCATATACCCACCATAGGGAAAACATCTTAG